The Cydia amplana chromosome 10, ilCydAmpl1.1, whole genome shotgun sequence DNA window acgcagaaattttcgtcatccagtaagctataatcacatacttaaaatccaaaatttcaagtctgtaggtcatttagttccgaagttaagcgaaagcaaagtttcgcatttatgacactcattcattcactcatgatcatcagaatagaattagtacttcccataaactcagagagctgaaatttggtacagagttagggtttaatggccacataaagggtaaacctaaaaatattgcaatatcagtcacgttttaaagatctaagaactgcataagtaagtttgtaatcccatataaatatatgatattacaaagttactgttgcagttcctacaaatagtaggtaaagtaaaggtacatacactacgatgtatgtgagtatgaatgaagatatgtttagttatgatatgtgtatacatagtatgggtatgagtacccgaaaagaaggactgcctacaaaaagagatgagatcccatcaaaaacattacatgtaaaaaggtgcaagtctcgcaacgcttttactacaaaaaagttttgagatgtaatgtgaaaccaagtcggttattttaatcagtgccagggggtgttaaaaccgtatcaataagatatctttaatttgtaatacatataatgacttggcaatcgccacgcaatcgcacataatgctttactcgtaccgtactcgtaaatatgtgtaatgcttaaactgcaattagcgctagcgttatgttcaattagaattatttttaataggtgacgatgacccttttgtcattatgcagccgtgcgatggccaagtcattatacgtattacaaattaaagatatcttattgatacggttttaacaccccctggcactgattaaaataaccgacttggtttcacattacatctcaaaacttttttgtagtaaaagcgttgcgagacttgcacctttttacatgtaatgtttttgatgggatacagATAATCTTGATTCAAAATTTGATTGGGTAATTCTAAATGAGTCACAGTAATTATGAACATGAATTTACCTTGAAACTTCGAAACGACTGCAAGTCGTCTACAGAGACCGCCATCACCGCCGCGGCCATCACAAATACGAGCAAAAACGCACCCTTCATTGTATTGctgaaataatatatttatatgaaacatataAACGATGCATAGGACTCAGGAGTCAACAGTATAGAGACGAGTAGGTAACTAAcaagtaatattaattaggCATATAATATATAGCTACATTTAGAATACGCCTGCTAATTAACAACATTGTAATATGTGTATTGGATATACCTTATGTAACttttaaacaaaacataaaaaacagcaattacctttaaaatattttctgaatgaAACTCGATATTTGAACAGTACAATTTTCTATACCTACCTGAGCAGTTGTGCCCTCTGACACTGAAATAGTGACCGCTTCGTATCACAACCCACTTATATACATGTTTACTTTATGTAGATTCTTATTTGTCTTGTATTCAGATAAAACACTTATCTTTGGCATTAAAGATTTAGGTAATGCATTTGTTTCAAGCATGTGATTTAAGATGAATGGAATGACGTGTGAACTGCCAGGCTTTACGTATTGACACTGATTTAGAATGTTAGCAAATTCAATATATATAAGGAAAATTGTTTGTCGTAACGTCTACGTGGAACTGAACTAAAACTGAAACTAATGCATTACATATTTGGCCGCAGTAGTTGTAAGACAAAAGTCCATtcctaatttaaataaatatgtacaacgCGACCGACCGACCGACCGActacacttcgttttctatagaaagaaTCACATGATCACAGATCACTTACCGTAAACAGTGAAGAAGAGAGCTCCGGCCTgggcccggaccgttctagcgtgagtcatccttaattctACCAAAATACGTTACCCATATAATACCTTCTCAATCCCGACTTTCATGTTAAATTTTCCATAACCGATTTATCTCAACAACTTAATTTTCTTCTggatatatttacattaaatcATACGCATTTGACTAGTACGTGGGAAGACTTCCACTATACGCGctgataattataaatatatttcttactaattatataattattagtacCTAACTATGTAGTTACTGCAAATCGTATTTACTAGCTATAATATGCAGCTAGGAAACAGGAAAATGAGGCAAAAATACGATATGAATCTGACCATGATTCGATCGAGCATCAATCGTGGAGACCCTTGGACACACGGAATAATATTGTGTATGGatgtgttaaaagaactgcctgtatgaataaataaatagtatgtgtgcgcgcttaaaaataaatacccttgtatcctgagcaaataaataaataattatagtaaggtCGGCCGACCATGTATGTGAATGCGTTGTGTACCCTTGCCGAAAGAGATATGCACGCTTTAGATGCAAGTATGTAAAtggaaatatgtattatattaaaagggACGTCATACAAATgaatttataatgaataaaagGTACCTCATTCACGGAATATTAAACGAAAATGAAAAATTTTGAAACTGACTGAAATGTACGACCAAGGTTAattaatctttatttttataagattGTTTGCGATtagtttatattaattattttattatatctttattaaataacatGTAACATTGAAAATAGTTTTAGAGTTTTGTTTCGTCATCATTGCGTGTAATtttttaacaatgttttttaATGGTAATATTTCATTATTGTTATGATTCCTAACTTgaatttataatgtaggtataatataacatttaaatataaaaatctattattatattttatggtaatcagataatcaaataaaaaatattattgattaaTGTACTCTAAAATTTTACCTTTTTTGTATCAGTTGTgttttgatgtttttgtttaatatgagtaggtaaaaaaaaaaaagactattagctacttgtattgtaatcttttttttttttccttctaaAAGGGAGGTGTAGTGTGCGCTAAGCCACGCACACTCTTACGTagccttattattatatatacgcTAGCACTTAGGAACATTATCCagaataaagacatacttataaCCGATTGGTTGTCTTAATTAACGTCCCACACCACAATATATTCAATTGTTATAAATTTGAAaacctacctaatattttattttatcccttATTTTAACAGGAGTCTAACTTAAGCCAACAAAAAACACTAAGTTGAGGTTATAATTTACAATAGAATTTTGATTGAGATGTCTCGACTCTCGTCCGTGGGACATAAGGGATTTAAGAAAATATAATTTGTCGTACAGCAACAAAAATTTTTTGGCGTAAAAGGTCGTTCCGAACAGTAGTAGTTAACTTCCACATAACATTATTCAACAGTTGGATAAGAAGCGGCACTAGCGATGCCGCAGTTGTTGTTGCGGTTGCGCGCCATCTTGATGTACCCATCCCTACCCCACCCCTTACTCCAGGAGTTTTTTACGAGCCAATAGTCGCCGCCGTTCGTGTCTGTGCCGTAGCCCACAACCAGAACCTGACAATGTTACTCAAAGTTAGTATGAGATACATAAATGTATCATTTGGATTCAGACTGCACCAGCAATACTGCTGTAGTATTTCTGCGTGACATTGTTGCagaaaatgtcaaaaatccgggcatcaacattaattttgacatttgttgCAGCAATACAGTTCACAGCAATGTCGCGCCACAATACTGAAGCACTGCAATAATACTGCCGACTTTCAAAAATCATCAACATTGTAAAACAACTTTACTCTCAAAATGTCTATATTACAGTATTTAGGTACAATGTCACAGCTTACCCCATGATTGAGTTTAGAAGAAGAGCAGTTCTTTTCATAGTACACTCCATCTGCGTAGTGCTGGAATGCGTGGCCGGCGTCTATGGCTACTGCTATAGGTCCAATGTTTGCTACCGCCTCCTTCAGTTTGTCTTCATCATTCGGGATCGTCTTGTATCCATTGTTAGTAGCGCCTGAGTTCTTGGCATTATACCTATGgacatatatttttcaattattgGTTAGCGATTTTAGTGTGGATATTGTACACTTGTTGACTAATAATATAGGCCGCCTTGTTTAATGTACACTTAGACTCATACCTGCATTGGTCGTTTTTCGCTTGATACGGATATGAAACCTCAGTGTCAATCCCACCATTATCCTTAATGAACGAGAATGCGCTGTTCATCCAACCGCCCTGGCAGCCATGGCATCCGTATTTGCCCGCACAGTCGACCAAGTTTTGCTCCGATAGGGATGTCAAGCGATTATGTTTGATATAAACCTGGCCTTCGAGAGCGCCCGTCTGTTTACACAAGAAGATATCGGGTTAGAGCATTTTAGCGCTGTTTATACAAAACACGGACCTCCTTTCAGTCGAAAAAGTGAACGTTAAAGATAACTATCATAGATATATTTGGCTTACCTACTATGTACCCACGACTAACAGTAGAATTAGATTTAACTCACGGTACTAAAGGCCCAGCAGGATCCGCAACTTCCCTGGTCCTTCACGGCCGTTACTGCTCCCTTTTCACGCCAGTCCACCTGATCGGGGAGGCTCGCAGTTGCTCTCGTAACACGTGAACCGTGACTTGTAGAATTGTCGCTAAGGATTGgacatttaattataatacaaataaGTAAGTTATACTCACTTGAACCGACttacttatttacctactaaaCACAAAAGTTACCCGAGCTAAGTCAAGATACATCATATAACTCAGCTTTACAGATTGCGTGAGTAGGAAATTTTCAACAAACTTTAATCTGAGAaaaatacctatacttatatatttatattcgttgtagatgtagatgtagatgtagtgtagggacgcccggccggatgcaggcgggctgtcgatcgcgtgtcgcgttcattcagcccTGTTCCCTGGAGTTGGAGCTGCAGGTTACTGTCCCGGCGGCATTCCCACACTATTCTCCTCGAATCTTCTTGTTTTCCTGCAGAACAGAAGGACATCTTTGAGTTCGACATCCTTTAGTTCGTGTTCTTTCAGTGTGTCTCTACCGAATGTATTATATCGCGGTGCCGCGTACATAGTACATTCTGCTAGTAAATGTAAGCTAGTCTCCTCCTTACCACAGTGTGGGCAGGAGGCGTCTCTACTAATTTCCATTATCTTAAGGTGTCTGTTGAGAGTATTGTGACCCGTAATGATACCTGTCAGTAGTCTCAGACTGCTCTTACCTAGTTTCAAAAGATATCTGGTTCTCCTGTGGTCTAACCCTTTGATCATCATCTTCGACTGTCTACACCCAGTCTCTTCTTCCCATTCTCTCTGTGCTTCCATCTCTTTTACCTTCTCTATTACTCCCTTCGTGACATCCGCTGACATAGGCAGAGCCGGTTCCGGACCTATATATTCCGTCTCCGCCCCTATCCTCGCCAGCTCGTCCGCTTTCTCATTTCCCATTACTCCCTGGTGTCCTGGCACCCATGCCACCGTGACACTTCTTTGCTTGCCTATCAAGTTGAGCTCCTCTCGACATTCTCTCACGAGAGAGGAGGTGACTGATATTCTCTTTAGTGCCTTTAGTGCTGCCTGGCTGTCTGTGTATATTACGACAGCGCCCTCTTGCTTTACACTCTTCTTGATTATGCTTGCGCAGCGCGCTATTGCACATACCTCTGCTTGGAACACGCTAGCATATCTGCCCAGTGGTACTGATATTTTCTCCCCTAGTTTGGGGATCACTATGCCCGCTCCTGCCAGTTTAGTCGAGCTTCTTCTTGAGCCATCCGTGAAGCAAATGGTCGTCGGGTGACCGACTTCCACCTTCCAGTTGTCTCTGTCTCCTATGTGTATTCTATATTTCTTGTCAAATATCTCCTGCCTCTTTATAAGGTCATTATTGGCCATCAACATCTCAAGTTTTGATAGTGCCTCTCTTTGTATCCGCGCATGTCTCTTGTCCACGCAGCTTCCTCTCCATTCCTTGCATGCTTTCATTCTGTACCACTGTTCTGTGGCTCTTTTCTCAACCTCAATCCAGAGTGGCTTCAAACCTAGCATTACCTCCATTGCGTGTGTCGGGGTCGTTCTCATAGCCCCCGTCATCATGAGGCACGCTAGTCTCTGGACTTTGGTTAGGTCTCTTTGGTTTTCTTTAATATGTGCTCTATGCCACCATGTTACAGCTCCATATAGCACCCTGGGTAGTATTATCGCCTTGTAGATCCAGTGAATCATTCCTGGCTTCAGTCCCCAGTTCTTACCGACTGCCCTTTTGCATTGGAACAGTGTTCTTATAGCTTTTGCCGTCTGCTCCTTGATGTGAGTTTTGTACCTAAGCGTACTGTCTAAAATAACGCCCAGATATTTCAACTCATCTACCATGTCTAGTTCTATACCTTGTACCTTTATAGGTTTCATCTCTTTTACTCTTCTGTTAGTGAATAACACTAGCTTTGTTTTTGATGGATTGAGATCCAACCCTCTCTCTCTACACCACCCCAATACCTGTCTGAGGCCTCTTATCATTATGTCTCTCATCACGGTAAGAACCATTCCTCTCACTAGCAGCACTCCGTCATCAGAGTAAGCCTGCATGTACATACCACCTCTGTTGAGCTCTTTTACCATTGAGTCTAGAAGTAGGCACCACATCAGGGGGGACAGACATCCCCCTTGTGGGAACCCTCTTCTTGGACTAATCGACTTTGTTACTCCTCCCAGCTCCGCCGTAATGGATCTGCCCTTTAACATTCTCCCTATCCATTCCGCTATTGTCGGTCGGATGCCCTCTCTCTTCAGACTTTCCTCTACGGCCTCGAAGGTTGCTTTGTCAAAAGCCCCCTCCACGTCGAAGAAGCAGCCTAATGCATACTGTTTCGTTTCTAGTGCCCTTTCCACCCTTACCGTTAGGTTGTGTAGAGCTGTCTCCGTTGACTTTCCTGCCATGTAAGCATGCTGATTCCCGTGTAGCGGGTCTCCGCTGCTTTCCACTTTTTCTCTTATATGTTTATCTATCACTTTTTCTAAAGTCTTCAGTACGAAAGACGACAGACTTATGCTCCTGAATGACTTCGCTTCTTGGTATGATTTCTTACCCGGTTTCGGCAGGAAAACCGCCCTCACCTCTCTCCATACCCTTGGAATGTATCTTAGTGCAATACTTGCCCTATATAGTTCCACTAAGTCCTCTTTTATGTATCTATATCCTTTCTGCAGTAGTGCCGGCAGGACTCCGTCAGGGCCCGCGGCCTTGAAGGGCGCAAAGGAGCTGATCGCCCATTCTACCTTCTTCTCCTCAACCACCTCCAATGCCGCCGCCCAGTCAGACTCCTCCCGACCATCCTGTTCCTCCATTTCTGTCACCTCTTTGCAGTCCGGAAAGTGTGATTTCAGCATGACGCTTAGTACCTCCTCTGGTTCCGTGACTAAGTCTCCATTTACTCTCAGACTACCCAGTTGGCACGATCGATCCCCTGCAAGCAGTTTCACCACTCGTGCCCCCTCTGAATAGCTGTTTAAATCTCCTGTGAACCTCCTCCAGCCCTCTAGTCTAGCCTTCTCTCTAAGTCTGGTGTATTTATTCCTGACCTCTCTGTACGCGTCCCAGCTCTGAGAGTCGTCCCTCTTTGTCGCCACTCTCATTGCCCTGCGCACCTTCTTTCTTACCTTTTGTAGTTCTCTGTTCCACCATGGCTGCCCTTTGCCTGATTGTAGCAGCTTCTCCGGGCACGCCTTGTGGTATGCTCCTATTATGATTTCTTTTAGTCTGCGAGCCCCATTTTCTAGGTCGTTCACATTCTCATACCTGGCTCCCGAGAAAGCCAGTTCCCCTAGCTCCTCTTCGTACTTTGTCCAGTCGGTTTTACGTGGATTTCTTACCTTCATCTTCTCTACGCGACCATCGATACTGTAGAGTAGTCTGCGGTGGTCAGACATGCTGTCCTCCACATCCACCCTCCAGCTCTTTACCTTGTCGCTCACCTCCTTCGTTGCCATGGTAATGTCAAGTACTTCTTTCCTGGCCCTTGTTACAAACGTTGGTGTGTTACCTGTGTTCATAATTTCTAGGTCGTTGCTAATTATGAATTCTATCAATGATTCGCCCCTTTCATTAGTGTCGGTGCTACCCCACACCTCGTGGTGTGCGTTAGCATCGCAGCCAATAATCAGGGGAATCCCCTTACCTCTGTACCACAGTACCATTTCTTCTAATTCCTTCGTAGGTGCCACTCCATCGCCCGGCAAGTAGCAGGACGCTAGCGCCACCTTGTATCTCTTCCCCTCCTCCTTCATGAAGTGAGTCTCCACCACAACGAGGTCTCTGTAACATAAGGTCATGACACAACccatatttcttattttattgcTCACATAGATGCATGCTCTAGGAGACAGCTCACCATTCCCTTCATAATAGAGAGCTCCCCCCAGATGTCCCAGGCCTGCCACCCGATTCTTCCATGCATAAGGTTCTTGCAGCAGTGCTATATCAACTTCTGCCCTCCCAACATATTGTCCCAGCTCGGACATTGCATCCTTGCAATGTTGGAGGTTTACTTGACATATGTTCGTGTGTGTgttggtgtgtgtgtgtttgtgtagTGTTCCCTGTGTGTCTCCCTTTCTTTTCATTTCTTGTGTGTAGTGTTGTTGTCCCCGAGCTGCTACCCGGAGAGTTCACTGCCGACGACATCCATACTCTCCTCTCCTCCCGTATGGACATCGACGGGTTCAGCACTCTCCTGCATCAGCTCGGGTGCTCCTTCCGGTCCCTCTTGTTTGGATTCTGAGGGTTGTGGATTTGGATTTGCCCTCAGAATCCGGACTCTTACGCTGGTGGCCGAGAAGTCCAGTATCTTGGTCTTCTCTTGCCCCCAGCTCTCCTCAACCCCGTCTGGAACCATATAGGTCAGTCGGGTTCCTAACTCCAGAGCCTCTCTCCCTGCTGCTTTCCAGTCCAGGATTTTGAGTTCCGGTCGATCAGGATTCTGAGCGTAAAGGAACTCCTTTACGTACTCAGTATCCGCATCGCCCGGAACCCAGACCTGCACCCTGGTCTGCTCCAGCTTACGCACGCTGATCTTGTGCCCGTCCAGCACACCGAAGTCCTGACTTAGCAGCCACTCCCTCGACTCCGTCGATTTTGGTGTCACAAGGAAGAATCCTTCCGACACCAACCCCGACGTAGCGAATCTGGGTGCTACTAAACCAGGCTCCCCCCTTACTACCTTAAGGACGACCACCTCGATCAGCTGCGTAAGCTTCTTCCTGATGAGCTTCGCCAGAGCCTCGTCCACCGAAACGCCATCCTCACGACACACTGCTACAGCCAGACCTCGGTTCGCCTTCGCGACGTTCCGTGGTCCCTCTGCAGCCGCCTTGCCctggttctggcgcttcgccggagGACGCTCCGAGCGACCCTCATCAGTACTCTGCCTTTTCATCTTTAGGCCACGTTTGCTCGTGCCAGGTTTGGCATCCCCCCCGGTATTACCCCCTGGAACGCCACCCCTTTCCCCAGCAATCGCAGCCTTTCTCCTTAGTTCCTTGGCTTTCCTCTTCTGCGCCTTGGACTCATACTTATGGAACGGCTCGTTCACCACCGGTGTAGCTTCCCTTTCGGTTTCCCTCGCCTTTGGCGAACGCAGCAGCTCTTCTTCATTCAGCGTGAGGCCCCCCAGTTGTAGGACATCCGGAGTACCCTGCCTTGCTCCTTGTCGTGCTCCTCCGGTCTCCTCGTCGGAGCTCAGAGTTCCACTCTCTTTAATgttcgggggtccatcctctGGTTTCCCCCCCTCCCGTGCTTCGGTCGGGGGTTCACTAGCTGATCTCCCTCCCTTACATGCTAATACCCTGACGGGTCGCTTCGCCGCTTGCGCGGTGTTGGTTTTTGGTTTTTTATCTTTTGACGTCTCCATGCACTATTTAATTTTATGGGAAGAACTAAAATTAGGGTGGTCGGCAGTGCTCCCTTGCCTATACCCAGCAACATTTACCCCTACGTAGTGACGCCACTCCCCTACGCATAGTCGCTAACGACAGCGATTGTGCTGAGTGAGCTCGCAGGCATGGGAAGACAGCTCCTGTGTTGCTTATTTGTGATGGGAATGCACGCGGTTTACCCCAAGGAGATCTCTCTTGACCTCCCGGGGCTAACACTTGTGCATATCTCCCACCACTCCAGTTTCCGCTTCAGAGCAAAAGTGGTTCACCCCAAGGGCATCGCAAGGACACCCCGGGGTTCCCCGACAGTCACCCCTCCCCTTCCACCAGACACACCACAGACCCTGCCTCCCCTCCCCTCCTCCGCTTGCGAGCCCAATCAGCACCAACCCCCCGCTGCCCACAGCCGGCTGTGAGGGCCCTCGGCACGTCCTCCCACCTTGACCCTGGGGGTTTTGGGGCGCGTTGCCATGATGGAGTTTCCCCCAAGATGACAACGCGACCAGTGCACTCCTCATTTATCCGGGCTTGTGACCGGCTCCTTTTGGACCACGGATGATCCGCAAGGAGGCTGAGTTAATTTATATTCGTTAGATTATACTTTAGAGTACCTAATGGGTTCGGCTCGGCAAGATATAACGTGAGTCAATTCTTCAGTAatcataatttttttgtattgcCAAATACTCAGTCAATCA harbors:
- the LOC134651397 gene encoding procathepsin L-like, which codes for MKCGILLVFLFVIVTSSAMISLVDLFKKEWESFKLTHNKIYKSVAEEMRRMEIYALNKYKIVQHNELFEQGQVSFKLKVNKYSDMEREEFSQIMNGLIYHADDNSTSHGSRVTRATASLPDQVDWREKGAVTAVKDQGSCGSCWAFSTTGALEGQVYIKHNRLTSLSEQNLVDCAGKYGCHGCQGGWMNSAFSFIKDNGGIDTEVSYPYQAKNDQCRYNAKNSGATNNGYKTIPNDEDKLKEAVANIGPIAVAIDAGHAFQHYADGVYYEKNCSSSKLNHGVLVVGYGTDTNGGDYWLVKNSWSKGWGRDGYIKMARNRNNNCGIASAASYPTVE